GACGCTGGAGTTGTATGGAGTGGAGCTGCATGCTGCCATGGTAGAGTGATTCCTTCAGTTAAACTCTCATGTAACATCACATGTTCCAGTTTAACAGCCTGTCATGTGTGACGCTTTTTGTCATTCCCTCATCTGCCTTTCTCTTAGGACACCAACAACGCCCCTCTGATGGTGGGTTTGGCCTCCAGTGGTGTTGCAATATTCTGCAATATGATTTGCTCCAGTTTCTTCCCCTGGTGAGTGATGACACCACTAATTACAAGGCTTGTTCCCGTGTTGTATGAAGCCTTCAACAATTTGCATTCTTCACATGTAGGGGGAACATCATCAAGATATCATTCAAGAGGAAACGCTTTCTTATACATCTGAAACGTAAACATGTGAGTCCCTCGCCCGTTTATTGTTCTGGCCTGGAGCAAATTGCTGCTTTTAATTACTCAACACACTTGGTTGGTAAATCTGCTGAAAGTTTGGCGTCAGCACAATTTTCTGATTGCTTTTATATTGAGCTGTGATGTAATTATAACTGAAATTAGGACTACCACAGGGTCGACATAGATGTGAATATAGCATTGATTGAATGAGTCATGTCCACACCTTTTGGCAGAtcgtctttgtgtgtttctgtgtgtgaaaggtAATAAATCATTCATAAATAATGTGAGAAGAGGCTTTTTTTATGGTCGACAACAAAAGAAGCCTGAGCAGCTTAAGTTACATAACTGAGATGTGCCCTTGAATATTGGAGTTACATTACAAAGCTTTACAAAACACCTAAACATGTTGCAGGGGGAGACGCAGGACTGTGagctgtctcttcttctgcccTGCCCCAAGACCTGTAAGAACCTGTGGAGGTCCTGTGTGGATCATCACTCCTTCTACTGCTCCAGTCGGACTACCAGGAGccccaaacacaacaacagcacagttCAGTCCTATAGAAAGCTGATAACACAGCACCTGGGCCTTGGCAACAGTAAAACTGAGAGGTGagcctgcatttttttttgcacaatcACATGTACGTTTGTGTCATAAATACTGAACTTTTCCAACTTCTCTTTTCCTTATTTACAGTGGTCCAGTGTGCCAGCGTGTGGTGGGAGGGATGGTGTGGAACCCAGTCCTGCGGAGGTCAATTTCATCAGAGCATCTCGAGACCAAGAGTCTGCCCTCAAGATCCCCCCCAACCACCCCCAACTGGTATGAACTGCAGCATCAACCCTGACTTTAATGAGATGCTGCAGTTTTTGTCGTTAGGCCTCAgcatctcttctctttttcgAGCTCAGTTTGTGTCCTGGCATTTGATAAAAATCTTGTACACATCTGCTCCCCTTGGCAGGCGAAGTCCTCGAGTTCGCCACGGCATCCGTAAGCCTCGCCCATCCTCAGCTGAATTGACCAACGACCTGAAAGACATGTCTGAGGGAGAGGATGTCTTCTACACATACAGGGCTtctgtgagcagcagcaaggacagtgagggagacgCTTCGCCGCATCAGTTAGTATCAGTTACAGCAGAAGTGGAGTCTTTGTTGGCATGACATACTACAGCATGTCATGTTAGGACGGAAAGTTCAATCATTTTTATATCAGAAATGGATCCCATGCAATTATATGAATGTTTTACCAATATTTATGAGGTGAAAGTTGTAATTAGTGACTGTTTAAACAAATGTGACAGCTGTTGCCAACAAATTTACCAAAATGTAGCCAATTAACATTTATTCCATGAGCTGGCCGAACTACTGAAAGGAGCAGCTGTTATCTGGTTAATACGCTTTTAAATCAGGCTTTCCACACTTATTAGCCTCAGCCAAAGATCATTTTGATATCTGGATGTTTTGAAAGATGGAGGGGCTAAATCTGTGATTATTAGCACAAACTTATCATGGTTAATACTGCGTAGACCATCAGATAGGCCCGTGCTTTAATTTATAGACAGTAATTGCTCAACAAAGTTTCtagaaaatattttctccaaATCATTCACCCAAATGGTTAGGATATGAGATTATTCAGAGTAATGTTATTATCACATTAATTATTCTACACATCAGGctgaaaagaatatttttatttcatttctttcagcaTCTCTGGCACTTACAACCATGTGACAGACGAGGCTCTGTTGCAAACTGATGACAGCATCGGAGAGGAGGATGGTGACCACAGCCCACAACGCTACAATAAGGTCCGTTATCTTATCATCAACTCTAAATAAGAGTATTACTGCATTAacatgcgtgcatgtgcatatgtgagTTGATACTCAGCACTTATGTCTATGCAGGGTGCCCTCGGAGACGGCGACTTGATGCTAATTTGTATTGCCCCCGATCACGAGGGCAAGTTTGGCTTCAATGTTAAAGTGGGTCCCTCTCTTACACTCCTTCTCTAACCCTCACCACACAAGGCAAAGTTTTAGggttttttagtttgtttgcaCACATTATGATTGAGTCGTCACTTCTCCGCTCTTGCTCCATTTAATTTCCCAACTCCTCCTAGGGTGGGGTGGATCAGAAGATGCCTCTAGCCATATCCCACGTTAAACCTGACTCTCCGGTAAGAAAGGACTcagatgtgtttatgttttgacGGTCTGGTGTCTGCAGGATGTGTCAAAATACCTTTATGATGAAATGTGAACACAATATGGGCTGAAGGACAGCTATCCAGCCAGATGGACTGGATTGGAACAGAGCTGTAACAATTAGTCAGTACATTCATTAGTCGCCCGACAGAAAAATTCATCAACAGTGATGgtgaactgaatatctttgggttttggactgtttgtcagagaaaacaaggaagACATTGCCTTTGGCTTGAGGAAACTGTGGAGATTTTTCCCTATTTTCCgatgattcattgattaattaaaacaaatgaattgatcattaaaaaaaattatttgaggccaaaaattactttaaaaatcTGACAGCAATATATCAGCTGATggtaatttttttaaaaacataaacacaaaacttAAACAAACTATGCTGATTTGGACCTCTTAgatttgctcattttaaatTGTGACCATGAGGCATTTTCGCTACTTTCTGATGATAAGTTGATTATTTAAGACGAAGTACAACCATCTTATTTTGAAGCCCttagatatttttaaaattgtCACTAAGATACATTCTAAGTTAgacattttacagctgaaaaatcAACTTGTCTTCGCTCTGTCGTGGAAAAACTATGTAATAGTGACACTGTTTCTTAAGTAGTAAAGTTCTTGtacactgatactgatactgaacATCTGCAATAAAgtaatatctgcttattttagCTACAGCTCTAGACTGAAATCTAAATTAACATGTGGGGTGGATGTTTAAATGGCCATGTGTTGTTTGTAGGCAGGTCGATGTGAGCCCAAACTCCTGGAGGGAGACCTGGTGGTGCTCATCAATGGTCGAGAcatttctgaacacacacatgaccAGGTCGTCATGTTTATACGAGCCAGCAGAGAGTCGCACTCCAGAGAGCTGGCCTTGCTTATCAGGcgtaaaggtgtgtgtgtttgtgtgtgtgtgtaacagagagaaaaaatgctGAGACAGCGTGTGAACCAAGTGTGCACACTGTCTTGTCATGCTTCTATAAATATTCATCGCAGCCTTGAGCCGTCCTTGTATTCCAGGTCCTGGCCGCGCGGTACCCCAGCTGCAGTTGCCTCCCACCCTCATGCTCACTGGCCAATCGCAGGGAGACAAGCTGCAGTCATCTGGCCAGTCGGAGCGGGTCACGACACTGGAGGAGTCAATgagacagctggagagaggaaTACAGTCTGGCACACTCTGTTTCCATTTTGAGGTATTTAAAAGGCAGGCTGGAGCTAAACAGTGAACGGGTatttagaaatgtatttataaGCAGGACCAGAATACATCTTTATTTTAAGCAGGATTTAGTTTGTCTGCTTGGTTATTTCAGGGATCATAACGAGCCTTTTAACTGCTGATTGTTTGGACAGATGTTGGCCCTAATCTTCACATGGACCCCAGACAATGTAAAACAAAGATGGGCTGGaatttgtagtttttgtgtgtatacCTCTCTGTGTATGTTTATGCACATGCGTGTGCTTGTAATTTCTAGAATTTATACAGGAGGAAGCCGGGTCTGTTTCTAACCTGCGCTCGCCTTCCCGAGAACATGGACAAGAATCGTTATAAGGACGTTTTACCTTGTAAGTGTGCCCTGCTTTTAGTCTCTTCTCTACCTGGTGCCTCCCCACCCCGATCCCTCCCAccctcagctctgtgctgcCTTCCTAACCTTGATCTGGAGCTGTGGCACCTCATGAAATTTAATTGGTTGAGCCTGCGGTGCGCTGATGGCTCTGTTATGACCCTCACATGCTGCTGTCCTGCTCTCCTTTCAGATGATTCGACCAGAGTGGTGCTCCAGGGCCGGGAGGACTACATCAACGCCAGCCACATCACGGTGCGCATCACTGATGTGAAATTATGCATCTTGTCCCGTTCTGACATTTAATGTAAACTCATcctctgtgtggtgtgtgtgtctgcatctttgtgtgtttatttgtccgtCTCTTAGGTGGCGCCCCCAGTGTCTGGTGTATGTTTACGTTATATTGCGGCTCAGGGTCCGTTGCCACAGACCTGCACTCACTTTTGGCAGACTGTTTGGGACCAACAGATACACACCGTCATCATGCTAACAACTCTGACAGAGAGGGGACGGGTATATATACTACTACACGTTCATACTTTTATACTGTAAACAGCCACATTTACACAGGAGTGGAAATGAGTAAACAGAAAGGGAAacagctcaatatcagcagtgCATTAGCACAGCGTTTACTGCAGCACTGCTCGCACATTATTACatgctgtgtcatgtttcatttgGTACACGATTACTGTAATTACGAGGCTCAGCGATGATGTTtgcacacaaaaataatcaatcGGCACAGTTGTGAGCAATTACAGGGTGTTGCGGTGTGGAGAATAGCTGAATGTAAAGTGTGAGCAGGATGGCAATGAGATAAATTATTTGAGGGTAAAGACACATCCACACAGAGACGGAGGCACAGAGTAATCAGGGTCTAGTTGAATGATGTCTCTGTCTCAGCTTGCCTGTTGCTTGGTAACCAGATGCTTTCATTAATTGATCATTTTCCTGATATTCACCAAGTGTCccgtttttctctctgcttgaggaccacacgcatacacacacagacattgaCAATCAGTTCACATCCTGCTCCTGATGAATTGCTTTTGTTCCTCAGTCTGCCGGGTGGAACATACCACGCTGTCGAATATGAGTTTGATTTCATGAGACCTGAGTGCAGCTGatgtagcagcagtagtaaaTCATATcctgactgatgactgatgactgatgtAATGTAATTTCTCGGTTGATATCATACGCTTGCAGACAAAGTGCCACCAGTACTGGCCGCATCCGCCGGAAGTGA
Above is a window of Chelmon rostratus isolate fCheRos1 chromosome 8, fCheRos1.pri, whole genome shotgun sequence DNA encoding:
- the ptpn3 gene encoding tyrosine-protein phosphatase non-receptor type 3 isoform X1 translates to MPKPDLLCLVQLLDGTIETFRVSKQDEGVVLLDQVCDHLGLRERQLFSLQIRESSTAIASITANTHSPRWLEPEKPLKKQIKGLASPFYLNFRVRFFISDPNSLQHEQTRHLYFLQIRSDIREGRLQCPLSAAVVLASYAVQSEMGDHYPSRLPGYISKWHFIPEQDEDFLSKVEDLHPQHKGLKQSEAELCFLNTARTLELYGVELHAAMDTNNAPLMVGLASSGVAIFCNMICSSFFPWGNIIKISFKRKRFLIHLKRKHGETQDCELSLLLPCPKTCKNLWRSCVDHHSFYCSSRTTRSPKHNNSTVQSYRKLITQHLGLGNSKTESGPVCQRVVGGMVWNPVLRRSISSEHLETKSLPSRSPPTTPNWRSPRVRHGIRKPRPSSAELTNDLKDMSEGEDVFYTYRASVSSSKDSEGDASPHHISGTYNHVTDEALLQTDDSIGEEDGDHSPQRYNKGALGDGDLMLICIAPDHEGKFGFNVKGGVDQKMPLAISHVKPDSPAGRCEPKLLEGDLVVLINGRDISEHTHDQVVMFIRASRESHSRELALLIRRKALSRPCIPGPGRAVPQLQLPPTLMLTGQSQGDKLQSSGQSERVTTLEESMRQLERGIQSGTLCFHFENLYRRKPGLFLTCARLPENMDKNRYKDVLPYDSTRVVLQGREDYINASHITVAPPVSGVCLRYIAAQGPLPQTCTHFWQTVWDQQIHTVIMLTTLTERGRTKCHQYWPHPPEVKDYGHMRVKCHSEECNLAYVTRQFTLTHTKRGEQRAVTHLQYVAWPDHGVPDDPSDFLQFISSVRERRRGEEPLMVHCSAGIGRTGVLITMETALTLLDAGRPLFPLDIVKTLRDQRAMMVQTTCQFQFACEAILRIYKEKKGGSTAP
- the ptpn3 gene encoding tyrosine-protein phosphatase non-receptor type 3 isoform X2 — its product is MPKPDLLCLVQLLDGTIETFRVSKQDEGVVLLDQVCDHLGLRERQLFSLQIRESSTAIASITANTHSPRWLEPEKPLKKQIKGLASPFYLNFRVRFFISDPNSLQHEQTRHLYFLQIRSDIREGRLQCPLSAAVVLASYAVQSEMGDHYPSRLPGYISKWHFIPEQDEDFLSKVEDLHPQHKGLKQSEAELCFLNTARTLELYGVELHAAMDTNNAPLMVGLASSGVAIFCNMICSSFFPWGNIIKISFKRKRFLIHLKRKHGETQDCELSLLLPCPKTCKNLWRSCVDHHSFYCSSRTTRSPKHNNSTVQSYRKLITQHLGLGNSKTESGPVCQRVVGGMVWNPVLRRSISSEHLETKSLPSRSPPTTPNWRSPRVRHGIRKPRPSSAELTNDLKDMSEGEDVFYTYRASVSSSKDSEGDASPHHISGTYNHVTDEALLQTDDSIGEEDGDHSPQRYNKGALGDGDLMLICIAPDHEGKFGFNVKGGVDQKMPLAISHVKPDSPAGRCEPKLLEGDLVVLINGRDISEHTHDQVVMFIRASRESHSRELALLIRRKGPGRAVPQLQLPPTLMLTGQSQGDKLQSSGQSERVTTLEESMRQLERGIQSGTLCFHFENLYRRKPGLFLTCARLPENMDKNRYKDVLPYDSTRVVLQGREDYINASHITVAPPVSGVCLRYIAAQGPLPQTCTHFWQTVWDQQIHTVIMLTTLTERGRTKCHQYWPHPPEVKDYGHMRVKCHSEECNLAYVTRQFTLTHTKRGEQRAVTHLQYVAWPDHGVPDDPSDFLQFISSVRERRRGEEPLMVHCSAGIGRTGVLITMETALTLLDAGRPLFPLDIVKTLRDQRAMMVQTTCQFQFACEAILRIYKEKKGGSTAP